A stretch of the Teretinema zuelzerae genome encodes the following:
- a CDS encoding NAD(P)/FAD-dependent oxidoreductase, translating to MTETLSITVLPGEEANDAILRAKAAERMNISAADITGLIVKKKSIDARKGRVKIHLACQVWVGEKPALEETAAWTPKWKKADGSRTVAIVGSGPAGLFAALRLLEDGIKPIIVERGAPTPERKQDIADITRTQTVKPDSNYCFGEGGAGTFSDGKLYTRSNKRGDPSRILAIFHHHGAQKEILTDAHPHIGTDRLPAVINAIRETIVSLGGEFLFHTACTGFIEEDGKIRGIRVDDGKQEIRSDAVILAGGHSSRDLYRLIAQMRPEGALEAKAFAMGVRVEHPREIIDRIQYHGRDRGTELPAAEYRLTAQAGERGVYSFCMCPGGLIVPSATSDDEIVVNGMSPSGRNSRWSNSAVVVEIRTEDIPEDFREKDQLGGLRFQEWLEKETKKHGDGQKAPAQRLEDFLAKRESKTLPESSYSPGLVPSRLDLWLPWHIGERLKEGFRQFGASMRGFICPEALLVASETRTSSPVRILRNPETLESEALPGLWPAGEGSGYAGGIVSSAMDGEKCAAAIAARLQASAAGSAR from the coding sequence ATGACAGAGACCCTATCAATCACCGTGCTTCCCGGCGAGGAAGCGAACGACGCAATTCTCCGCGCGAAAGCGGCGGAACGCATGAATATCAGCGCGGCGGACATCACCGGCCTGATCGTAAAGAAAAAATCGATCGACGCCAGAAAAGGCCGCGTGAAGATCCATCTCGCCTGCCAGGTGTGGGTCGGAGAAAAACCGGCTCTCGAAGAAACGGCCGCATGGACGCCGAAATGGAAAAAAGCCGACGGGAGCCGTACCGTCGCCATCGTAGGATCGGGTCCAGCAGGACTTTTCGCCGCGCTGAGGCTTCTGGAAGACGGCATTAAACCGATCATCGTCGAACGAGGAGCTCCCACCCCGGAGCGCAAACAGGATATCGCCGACATTACCCGCACCCAAACCGTGAAGCCCGACTCCAACTACTGCTTCGGCGAAGGCGGAGCCGGAACCTTCTCGGACGGCAAACTCTACACCCGGTCGAACAAGCGGGGAGATCCGTCGCGCATACTTGCGATATTCCATCATCACGGAGCGCAAAAGGAAATACTCACCGACGCCCATCCCCACATCGGAACGGACCGGCTCCCCGCCGTCATCAATGCGATACGGGAAACGATCGTATCCCTCGGAGGAGAGTTCCTTTTCCATACGGCATGCACCGGCTTTATCGAAGAAGACGGAAAGATCCGGGGAATTCGGGTCGACGACGGCAAACAGGAAATCCGCTCGGACGCTGTGATTCTGGCGGGAGGCCACTCTTCCCGGGATCTTTACCGCTTGATCGCGCAGATGAGGCCCGAAGGCGCGCTCGAGGCTAAGGCCTTTGCCATGGGCGTGCGCGTCGAGCATCCGCGCGAAATCATCGACCGTATACAGTATCACGGCAGGGACAGAGGAACGGAGCTTCCCGCGGCGGAATACCGCTTGACCGCCCAGGCCGGAGAACGGGGCGTATATTCGTTCTGCATGTGCCCCGGCGGACTCATCGTGCCGTCTGCGACCTCCGACGACGAAATCGTCGTAAACGGAATGTCGCCTTCCGGCAGAAATTCCCGCTGGTCGAACTCGGCCGTCGTCGTTGAAATCAGGACGGAAGACATACCGGAAGACTTCCGCGAAAAGGATCAGCTCGGCGGACTGCGCTTTCAGGAATGGCTCGAGAAGGAAACTAAAAAGCACGGCGATGGCCAAAAGGCTCCGGCCCAGAGGCTCGAGGATTTTCTCGCGAAACGCGAATCGAAAACCCTTCCCGAATCCTCGTACAGCCCCGGCCTCGTTCCGTCGCGCCTCGATCTCTGGCTGCCCTGGCATATCGGCGAGCGACTGAAGGAAGGCTTCCGCCAGTTCGGCGCTTCGATGCGCGGCTTCATCTGTCCGGAAGCGCTTCTCGTCGCTTCCGAAACGAGAACCTCCTCCCCGGTGCGGATACTCAGAAATCCGGAAACCCTGGAATCGGAGGCGTTGCCGGGCCTATGGCCGGCGGGAGAGGGCTCCGGCTACGCGGGAGGAATCGTTTCCTCGGCTATGGACGGAGAAAAGTGCGCCGCGGCGATCGCCGCCAGGCTTCAGGCGAGCGCGGCGGGTTCGGCCAGATAA
- a CDS encoding EAL domain-containing protein, translated as MLEKKFIRQGLLDFAYKDTAWYQKIRDESRHYRYHLILYALSTALAFPPFLSASLFFNKRYDLMPSQPVVHLAVFLILSALLAFLIRFRRLRLMTYVSLALPVIGFFASVYSPGGSGLYMMISLVYPALAIQLRGSRRGSYWCAGYFGLVSAVGFLQASSVLPPWLISPTFELSAVSFLTYAFIWVFSYASEKRQEGMISRLTDMIVFDESTGLPCRDVLLHSLKKNRFYVFAIIKIENFSDLVALFGYEFSDIISQFASRKLRKYENRYRYRTYQLKYNEYGILIDSDVEPTVQGAEQLLSKIVKSLDLESLPWERDRIRLVYRLGAAIVLPGDERSPLSRSDIALKKAERTHSVLSVFDEDESEKTTAYESVIRFSELINNRETEGFRAVFQPIFCDKGAEVVWYEALLRLRRQDGSYVSIHPYLEVAKSTGLYPYLTDFILRASADAIVRNDVDVSVNIAIHDIMRPEFILLVDEVFEIIKEKKGRIIFEILESDELVELDRCLWFIEYITRYGFKIAIDDFGTGYSNYCTLINLPVDIVKIDGSLIRKIRTDDNARTLVEGIVHFCRKSNKKTVAEFVEDELVFDSLRSMHIDYLQGYYLAEPAALA; from the coding sequence ATGCTCGAGAAAAAGTTCATCCGTCAGGGCTTGCTTGATTTTGCGTATAAGGATACCGCCTGGTATCAGAAAATCCGCGATGAAAGCAGACATTACCGGTATCATCTGATCCTCTACGCCCTTTCGACGGCTCTGGCTTTCCCGCCGTTTCTATCCGCTTCTCTTTTTTTCAATAAACGCTACGATCTTATGCCGTCTCAACCGGTTGTGCACTTGGCCGTCTTTCTCATCCTTTCTGCCTTGCTTGCTTTTCTTATCCGTTTTCGGCGTCTGCGGCTGATGACCTACGTCAGTTTGGCGCTACCCGTTATCGGATTTTTCGCTTCCGTCTATAGTCCGGGCGGCTCGGGTTTATATATGATGATTTCCCTCGTGTATCCGGCCCTCGCAATACAGCTGAGGGGGTCCCGTCGGGGGTCGTATTGGTGCGCCGGCTATTTCGGTCTCGTCAGCGCGGTAGGCTTTCTGCAGGCTTCCTCGGTGCTGCCACCCTGGCTTATCTCTCCTACCTTCGAACTTTCTGCGGTGAGCTTTCTTACCTATGCTTTTATATGGGTGTTCAGCTACGCTTCGGAAAAAAGGCAGGAAGGGATGATTTCCCGGCTGACTGATATGATCGTATTCGACGAGTCCACCGGTCTTCCTTGCCGCGACGTTCTTCTTCATTCGCTGAAAAAAAACCGCTTCTACGTGTTCGCCATCATCAAGATCGAGAATTTCAGCGATCTGGTCGCCTTGTTCGGCTATGAGTTTTCCGACATCATTTCCCAGTTCGCCTCGAGAAAGCTGAGGAAGTATGAAAATCGCTACCGGTACCGCACCTACCAGCTCAAATACAACGAATACGGAATTCTGATAGACAGCGATGTAGAACCGACCGTTCAGGGAGCGGAGCAGCTGCTTTCGAAAATCGTCAAATCGCTGGATCTGGAGTCCCTTCCCTGGGAGCGCGACCGCATTCGGTTGGTGTACCGGCTCGGAGCTGCCATAGTTCTTCCCGGCGACGAAAGAAGCCCTCTGTCCCGGTCGGACATTGCCTTGAAGAAAGCCGAGCGGACTCATTCCGTTTTGTCCGTTTTCGACGAGGATGAAAGCGAAAAAACGACCGCGTACGAGAGCGTCATCCGCTTTTCCGAATTGATCAATAATCGCGAAACGGAGGGTTTTCGGGCGGTATTCCAACCGATATTCTGCGACAAGGGCGCCGAGGTCGTCTGGTACGAAGCACTGCTCCGCCTGAGACGCCAGGACGGATCCTATGTTTCAATTCATCCTTATCTCGAGGTCGCCAAATCGACCGGATTGTATCCGTATCTCACCGATTTCATCCTGCGAGCCTCGGCCGACGCGATCGTGCGAAACGATGTCGACGTTTCGGTAAACATCGCGATCCACGATATAATGAGGCCCGAGTTCATTCTGCTTGTAGACGAGGTGTTCGAGATCATAAAGGAAAAGAAGGGACGGATTATTTTCGAGATTCTGGAGAGCGACGAACTGGTCGAGCTCGACCGGTGCCTCTGGTTCATCGAGTACATAACCCGTTACGGCTTTAAAATCGCTATCGACGATTTCGGAACGGGCTACTCGAATTATTGCACGCTCATCAATCTTCCGGTGGATATCGTCAAGATCGACGGTTCGCTGATCAGGAAGATTCGGACAGACGACAACGCCCGCACGCTGGTCGAAGGCATCGTTCATTTTTGCAGGAAGTCAAACAAGAAAACGGTAGCGGAGTTCGTGGAAGACGAGCTAGTCTTCGACTCCCTCCGCTCGATGCACATCGATTATTTGCAGGGCTATTATCTGGCCGAACCCGCCGCGCTCGCCTGA
- a CDS encoding Crp/Fnr family transcriptional regulator, translating to MVIPGNIPLFEGLSSDETATLLTCIGGSWLSAKKGEILLHEGQEIDSLGVVIAGSVQILRSDGEGNRVILAAFGPGAVFAESFVCAGEKKSPVTVQAMEMSRILYIPCSRLLRPCAKACAFHHRVIENLMRLMARKNLVLNARLEILSARTIRQRLLALLDFERRKQGSKTLSLPWNRTELADYLCTDRSALSRELSRMKDEGVLDFEGASFVLK from the coding sequence GTGGTAATTCCCGGAAATATTCCCCTGTTTGAAGGCTTGTCGTCGGACGAGACCGCGACGCTGCTCACCTGCATCGGCGGTTCCTGGCTCTCCGCGAAGAAGGGCGAAATCCTTCTTCATGAGGGGCAGGAAATCGATTCGCTCGGCGTCGTAATCGCCGGAAGCGTGCAAATATTGAGAAGCGACGGCGAAGGAAACCGGGTGATACTGGCTGCCTTCGGCCCGGGCGCGGTCTTTGCCGAAAGTTTCGTCTGCGCGGGCGAAAAGAAAAGCCCGGTAACCGTTCAGGCAATGGAAATGTCCCGCATCCTGTATATCCCCTGTTCCCGGCTCCTGCGCCCCTGCGCGAAGGCCTGCGCCTTCCATCATCGGGTTATCGAAAATTTAATGCGTCTCATGGCGCGGAAAAACCTGGTGTTGAACGCGCGTTTGGAAATTTTATCGGCCCGGACTATACGGCAGCGCCTTCTCGCCCTCCTCGACTTTGAACGGAGAAAGCAGGGAAGCAAAACACTGAGCCTTCCGTGGAACCGGACCGAACTGGCTGATTATCTGTGCACCGATCGGAGCGCCCTGTCCCGCGAGCTTTCCCGCATGAAGGACGAGGGCGTGCTTGATTTCGAAGGGGCCTCTTTCGTACTAAAATGA
- a CDS encoding ATP-binding protein, with translation MKRQIIKIDENKCNGCGLCVSACHEGAIAMIDGKARLIRDDYCDGLGNCLPACPTNAITFEEREAAAYDEEAVQRHLEEQKAKTAQASFAPAGHSNGLSGGMKFAPASPAHAAAHSPAPSSCGCPGSASRSLRSENAPAPAAPQNLRGPSAETAESQLRQWPVQLKLVPVNAPYFNGAHLLVAADCAAYAYASFHQDFIRNRITVIGCPKLDAGDYTEKLTTILANNDIKSLTVVRMEVPCCGGLSHAATEALKASGKFIPWQVVTVSTEGEILS, from the coding sequence ATGAAACGCCAGATTATCAAGATAGATGAAAACAAATGCAACGGATGCGGACTCTGCGTGAGCGCCTGCCACGAAGGGGCTATAGCCATGATCGACGGAAAAGCCCGTCTCATACGGGACGATTACTGCGACGGCCTGGGAAACTGCCTGCCCGCCTGTCCGACGAACGCCATAACATTCGAAGAAAGAGAGGCTGCCGCATACGACGAAGAAGCGGTCCAACGACATCTTGAGGAACAGAAAGCGAAGACCGCGCAAGCCTCGTTCGCCCCGGCAGGTCACTCGAACGGACTCTCCGGCGGGATGAAATTCGCGCCGGCCTCGCCTGCGCACGCTGCGGCTCATAGCCCGGCGCCCTCCTCTTGCGGATGCCCCGGCTCTGCCTCCAGAAGCCTGAGAAGCGAAAACGCTCCGGCACCGGCCGCTCCTCAAAACCTCCGCGGCCCGTCGGCAGAAACGGCAGAATCGCAGCTGCGCCAATGGCCGGTCCAGCTCAAGCTCGTGCCGGTGAACGCGCCCTATTTCAACGGAGCCCATCTCCTGGTGGCGGCCGATTGCGCGGCCTACGCCTACGCCTCCTTCCATCAGGATTTTATCCGCAACCGCATAACGGTGATCGGGTGCCCCAAGCTAGACGCTGGCGACTATACCGAAAAACTCACCACTATTCTGGCCAACAACGACATCAAGAGCCTGACGGTGGTCCGCATGGAAGTTCCCTGCTGCGGAGGGCTGTCCCACGCGGCTACCGAAGCCCTCAAGGCGAGCGGCAAGTTCATCCCCTGGCAAGTCGTTACGGTTTCCACCGAAGGCGAAATCCTCTCCTGA
- a CDS encoding M16 family metallopeptidase, translated as MKIDDFARRPFFQARALFFSVCMLFSAAALLSCAGAARSTGSAPGDGTPALAAHPEVLRGRLENGLSWQFLQNREPANRLFIRLAVKAGSVHEEDDQKGVAHFVEHMAFNGTEHFKKNELASYFESIGMAFGPEVNAYTSFTETVYMLEIPADDPEIIANTFLVLRDWAAGLSFDPEELDKERGVVIEEWRLGRNAEGRAGDLRVPFILEGSAYAERLPIGDPEIVRAISRERVVDFYRAWYRPESMNVTITGDADPEVVRSHIEKSLGSIPASPEQKTPSVPPLSFGGEPEVLIFRDPELRYATAQIFEAFPYEPVATEGALRRRLVRGIAFEAFNARLEENRLNGVSQLLAGSASSQRIAGPGRFTYVGFVPKPGRFREGLAEITAELERFERYGITAAELSRGRDSMLNAARQSWLDRDKASSAMYASQLLQEFLLEDPALSIDERKNLYERILPDISVAEVNASIEEWFDGRGSRLFVSAPQDSADVPDEEELLGLWQAAPVADLGPWEDENLDTPLFEVPSGSKPLSIAGESVVPGTDIREWRLSNGARVLVLPTDFKDNQILFSAWSSGGTSLVSDADFPSAIVAGDWLEMSGLGEFSASGLSKKLAGKSVSLSPWLDESWEGFSGYSSVSDLETLFELTALHFASPRFSTEPWTALTDQLSAVASSRKNSPIEAFADLKTRLLYGGSIRRSNLTEELVALMDSGRAEKAWRGRFADPGDFTFLFVGSIDEALLKENVLRYFGGTNSVSGAAGGAEAKRETAKPSGIAFPSGIRSQTLVRGRDSGSRVFLAFGGEALPSGRDRDLFDSLVSLIDLRLRDVIREDMSGTYGATVGGSLVGFPENGYEITIEFGCEPGREDALTRAVLQEIRRLRDELPGEAEVTKLREAWRRSRETGLRNNGWWLSEIASRDMQGLPLSMIAESEPFLELLTAEGLQAQARKYLDPDRRVEAVLKPEE; from the coding sequence ATGAAAATCGATGATTTCGCCCGGCGCCCGTTTTTTCAGGCGCGAGCGCTGTTTTTTTCTGTATGCATGCTTTTTTCCGCGGCCGCGCTGCTTTCCTGCGCCGGCGCCGCGCGTTCGACCGGCTCCGCGCCAGGCGACGGTACGCCGGCCCTTGCCGCGCATCCCGAAGTTCTTCGCGGGCGCCTGGAGAACGGTCTGTCCTGGCAGTTTCTTCAAAACAGGGAGCCGGCGAACAGGTTGTTCATCCGGCTCGCGGTGAAGGCCGGCTCGGTTCACGAGGAAGACGACCAGAAGGGCGTCGCCCATTTTGTTGAACACATGGCCTTCAACGGCACCGAGCATTTTAAAAAGAACGAGCTGGCGAGCTATTTCGAATCCATCGGAATGGCCTTCGGCCCCGAGGTGAACGCCTACACTTCTTTTACCGAGACGGTGTATATGCTCGAAATTCCCGCCGACGATCCCGAGATCATCGCGAACACCTTTCTTGTTTTGCGCGATTGGGCCGCGGGCTTGAGCTTCGATCCCGAGGAGCTCGACAAGGAGCGCGGCGTCGTAATCGAGGAGTGGCGCCTGGGCAGGAACGCGGAAGGCCGGGCCGGCGATCTGCGGGTTCCCTTTATTCTGGAGGGCTCGGCCTATGCGGAGCGGCTGCCGATCGGGGATCCCGAAATTGTCCGCGCGATATCCCGCGAGCGGGTCGTCGATTTTTATCGGGCATGGTACAGGCCTGAGTCGATGAATGTGACGATAACAGGCGACGCCGATCCGGAGGTCGTTCGTTCGCATATCGAAAAGAGCCTCGGCTCTATTCCGGCGTCTCCCGAGCAGAAGACGCCTTCGGTACCGCCTCTATCGTTCGGCGGGGAGCCTGAAGTTCTGATTTTTCGCGATCCGGAATTGCGCTACGCGACCGCGCAGATTTTCGAGGCCTTTCCGTACGAACCTGTCGCGACCGAAGGCGCTCTCAGGCGGCGTCTGGTGAGGGGCATCGCCTTCGAGGCGTTCAACGCGAGGCTCGAGGAGAATCGTCTGAACGGGGTTTCGCAGCTTTTGGCGGGAAGCGCGTCTTCCCAGCGGATTGCCGGTCCCGGGCGATTTACCTATGTCGGCTTTGTTCCGAAACCGGGGCGGTTCCGCGAAGGCCTCGCCGAGATAACGGCCGAGCTCGAACGGTTCGAACGCTACGGAATCACCGCCGCCGAGCTTTCCCGCGGCCGGGATTCGATGTTGAACGCGGCGAGACAGTCGTGGCTGGATCGGGATAAGGCTTCATCGGCCATGTATGCGTCCCAGCTGTTGCAGGAATTTCTGCTGGAAGATCCGGCTCTTTCGATAGACGAGCGAAAAAATCTGTACGAGCGGATTCTCCCGGACATCAGCGTTGCAGAAGTGAACGCTTCTATAGAAGAATGGTTCGACGGCAGGGGAAGCCGCTTGTTCGTGTCCGCTCCGCAGGATTCCGCGGACGTGCCGGATGAAGAGGAGCTTCTCGGTTTGTGGCAAGCCGCACCCGTAGCGGATTTGGGCCCCTGGGAGGATGAGAATTTGGATACGCCTCTTTTTGAGGTCCCCTCCGGATCGAAGCCTCTTTCCATCGCGGGTGAGTCTGTTGTTCCCGGCACCGATATCCGTGAGTGGCGGCTTTCCAACGGAGCCCGGGTGCTGGTACTGCCGACCGACTTCAAGGACAATCAGATCCTGTTTTCCGCCTGGAGTTCGGGCGGAACCTCCCTGGTTTCCGATGCCGATTTTCCTTCCGCCATCGTCGCGGGAGACTGGCTTGAAATGTCCGGCCTCGGAGAATTCTCCGCGAGCGGTTTGTCCAAGAAGCTGGCGGGAAAATCCGTCTCCCTTTCACCCTGGCTCGATGAAAGCTGGGAAGGGTTTTCGGGGTATTCTTCGGTATCGGACCTGGAAACCCTCTTCGAACTGACCGCTCTCCACTTTGCCTCGCCGCGCTTCTCGACCGAGCCCTGGACCGCCCTGACTGACCAGCTTTCCGCCGTAGCCTCCTCGCGGAAAAACAGTCCGATCGAGGCCTTCGCCGACTTGAAAACCCGGCTTCTCTACGGCGGCTCGATCCGGCGTTCCAATCTGACCGAAGAGCTTGTCGCTCTTATGGACAGCGGGCGCGCCGAAAAGGCCTGGCGCGGCAGGTTCGCCGATCCTGGCGACTTTACCTTTTTATTCGTGGGCTCCATCGATGAGGCGCTCCTGAAAGAGAATGTTCTGCGGTATTTCGGCGGGACGAATAGCGTTTCCGGCGCGGCCGGCGGCGCAGAGGCGAAACGGGAGACAGCGAAGCCTTCCGGAATCGCCTTTCCCTCGGGCATCCGTTCGCAGACGCTGGTCCGGGGCAGGGATTCGGGCAGCAGGGTGTTTCTCGCCTTCGGCGGAGAAGCCCTTCCCTCAGGACGCGACCGGGATCTTTTCGACTCGCTCGTATCTCTTATCGATCTGCGGCTGCGCGATGTGATCCGCGAGGATATGAGCGGAACCTACGGAGCGACCGTCGGCGGCTCCCTCGTCGGTTTTCCGGAAAACGGGTATGAAATAACGATAGAATTCGGCTGCGAACCGGGACGGGAGGACGCGCTGACCCGGGCTGTTTTACAAGAGATCCGGCGGCTTCGGGATGAGCTTCCCGGAGAGGCCGAGGTGACGAAGCTGCGTGAAGCCTGGCGTCGCTCGCGTGAAACGGGCTTGCGGAACAACGGATGGTGGCTTTCAGAGATCGCGAGCCGGGATATGCAGGGGCTTCCCCTTTCGATGATCGCGGAATCGGAACCGTTTCTTGAACTGTTAACCGCCGAGGGCTTGCAGGCCCAGGCGCGGAAATATCTGGATCCGGACCGGAGGGTCGAAGCAGTGCTGAAGCCTGAAGAGTAA